From Deltaproteobacteria bacterium, the proteins below share one genomic window:
- a CDS encoding RNA methyltransferase, with amino-acid sequence MQLENIRIVLVHPQGMMNIGSVARAIKNMGLKELALVDPAGSPLHPDARVMAVRAQDILEDALIFSHLADAIADCTWVIGTTRRRGKGREGLIDPRQMAGEIIEIAPQNRVAVVFGPEDKGLSNRDLDLCQRLVTIPAHEEFGSLNLAQAVVVTCYEIYMAAHHKEAFPRPHRLATSEELEGMYGHMEEALLRIGFLDEKNPKRMMAVLRRIFSRAKLNSREVKILRGICRQVNWYSRR; translated from the coding sequence GTGCAACTTGAGAACATCAGGATAGTTTTGGTCCATCCTCAAGGCATGATGAATATCGGCTCTGTCGCTAGGGCAATAAAGAATATGGGCCTAAAGGAGTTGGCCTTGGTGGATCCGGCTGGTTCTCCGCTGCACCCTGATGCCCGCGTGATGGCCGTGCGGGCGCAGGATATCCTAGAAGATGCCCTAATCTTTTCCCATTTGGCGGATGCCATTGCCGATTGTACCTGGGTGATCGGGACCACTAGGCGGAGAGGAAAAGGAAGGGAGGGATTGATTGATCCGAGGCAGATGGCGGGGGAGATAATAGAAATAGCCCCACAGAACAGGGTGGCCGTGGTCTTCGGCCCAGAGGACAAGGGTCTCTCCAACAGGGATCTTGATCTATGTCAGCGTTTGGTGACCATCCCTGCCCATGAGGAGTTTGGTTCCCTGAACTTGGCCCAGGCCGTTGTGGTCACCTGTTATGAGATCTACATGGCCGCCCATCACAAGGAGGCCTTCCCACGGCCCCACAGGCTGGCTACCTCCGAGGAACTAGAGGGGATGTACGGGCATATGGAGGAGGCCCTTCTGCGCATAGGTTTTCTAGATGAGAAAAACCCCAAACGGATGATGGCGGTGCTGAGGAGGATCTTCAGCAGGGCAAAGCTCAACTCCAGAGAGGTCAAGATCCTCCGAGGGATCTGCCGGCAGGTAAACTGGTATAGCAGACGCTAA